One genomic window of Punica granatum isolate Tunisia-2019 chromosome 1, ASM765513v2, whole genome shotgun sequence includes the following:
- the LOC116200073 gene encoding uncharacterized protein LOC116200073 — MDGEVVVEVSSPNGKIKEQCGVDASPCHDLPNGGSSLDCNGVKSVAVVEGIENGNGKEDADRTYVFVNGSDDVAEIGDNDENCIMVAPAEESVGNCGELKSNGEIEAGEAKVNGCNGHCDFEKVDAIIHEAAEVENGKSTSHENGDCIKEDNGVLVAEESKGESVELCPVEEVEVVNSAESEVLGVVNSDEKVEVESSFEVVEKVPITQDDHADAEGSNHCQGLSANAEALLEQVESTSDIVEEVPESQAVNDVETEGSRDCKEPAETTAELPEKIESTAEVVEAVPESHGDADGSDDTKGLSEITEQQPLQAESISEVSEEVPNSQSTIHVDADCSCGCCQHAVDMPVEVESTSEDIGEIPGSQQVSNSDAEGTGDCPVLSKVTVENTADLSEQPDEDQKCEATVTATAASELITGNNEKEVVEERESSPIKEDKAEVSSQLSPNAEIPETQESVKIQVDDASNDVEQQESVEVAAESPTTDQLKSVDGEDDQIAKCTACPESTDINTASSQPSENGQSFESDPVPSAVSAAKEDGDSAHAIIETKEPGSAPESAEISASPADCINVSVESAECHPTAVPLHADIPAPALDDMNAELAAVNDDKATVSKVEVGNTATTSSDGTEMEGGTHEGSSVADDTSASHCSTMSTETKICFGSISHEELSSISSAVTQPSADSESPENDGSDRSTSQGAEVIDATLQNDGSPAEGSSNGVTEARPVVPEVVKRFFNQRVRVPRYDAEDLKEQMIEAQARVDEKTRIRDAIQAEIQMIKATRKGYSVEIEAASAEEQSARDLWKSKRNEIDTVQSVMSKLKNAMDIDDIDSRIHSMEHRIEHETLPLKEEKQLLRDIKLLRQHREQLSSRIGKQDELKEALEQKEQTEERLKVLRKEAELLRGTLSRAEGVTKAAKKKQYDGIEKLRELQDQFKAADAVRQEAYAHLQSLRKQSYEKNKYFYKYKDDANISSDLGSKGDRDGVSQFCIKQVDDFMKLWLNNVEFRSDYIGGSLRGTLRRLGTKDGRSLGLDEQPLVIPPYPIERIAKDNPTRTPAFPSLVQAKAQAAPVETDSRADNAPVKPMEQKKPNSIAKAPAKPSEAVALASPDAVRDDEAAKVTEEPKRTKEEEEKARREEELSKEEEAARLKEQRRLEEKAKAEAALERKRRIAERAQARAAAKAQKEAEQKEKEREKRLKKKERKNAGGSEPTDAANEGEPVPSAQTPTETPRESETREKVETAAKRHQKPVHFARQTKVKSTIPPPLRNRGKRKMQPWMWVLLVAVLVLALFLAGNGRRLF; from the exons ATGGACGGGGAGGTGGTTGTGGAGGTCTCTTCGCCGAACGGAAAAATTAAGGAGCAATGTGGTGTGGACGCGAGTCCGTGCCATGATCTGCCCAACGGCGGCAGCTCTCTTGATTGCAATGGCGTGAAATCGGTGGCTGTGGTTGAGGGAATTGAGAACGGAAATGGGAAGGAGGACGCTGATAGGACCTATGTTTTTGTGAATGGCAGCGACGACGTCGCTGAGATTGGTGATAATGATGAAAATTGTATCATGGTGGCTCCTGCAGAGGAAAGTGTGGGTAACTGCGGGGAGTTAAAGTCTAATGGTGAGATTGAGGCAGGGGAAGCCAAGGTTAACGGTTGCAATGGGCATTGTGATTTTGAGAAGGTAGATGCGATCATTCACGAGGCTGCTGAAGTTGAGAACGGCAAATCTACGAGTCATGAGAATGGAGATTGTATAAAGGAAGATAATGGTGTTCTTGTAGCTGAGGAATCCAAAGGCGAATCTGTTGAGTTGTGTCCCGTGGAAGAGGTGGAAGTGGTGAATTCTGCTGAATCAGAGGTACTTGGGGTGGTCAACAGCGACGAAAAAGTTGAGGTGGAGTCCTCTTTTGAGGTGGTCGAAAAGGTTCCCATCACCCAGGATGATCATGCGGATGCTGAGGGTTCCAATCACTGCCAAGGGCTGTCAGCAAATGCAGAAGCGCTCCTTGAGCAAGTAGAATCCACCTCTGACATTGTTGAGGAAGTTCCCGAGTCTCAGGCTGTTAATGATGTGGAGACTGAGGGTTCGAGGGATTGCAAAGAGCCAGCGGAAACCACTGCAGAGCTGCCTGagaaaatagagagcaccGCTGAGGTTGTCGAGGCGGTTCCCGAGTCTCACGGGGATGCTGATGGTTCAGATGATACCAAAGGGTTATCAGAGATTACCGAACAGCAACCCCTGCAAGCGGAGTCCATTTCTGAGGTTTCTGAGGAGGTTCCCAATTCTCAGTCAACCATTCATGTTGATGCTGATTGTTCATGTGGATGCTGTCAGCATGCGGTAGACATGCCTGTGGAAGTGGAGTCTACCTCGGAGGATATTGGGGAAATTCCAGGGTCTCAACAAGTTAGCAACAGTGATGCAGAGGGCACGGGTGACTGCCCAGTGCTGTCCAAGGTCACTGTGGAAAACACAGCAGATCTATCCGAGCAACCAGACGAAGATCAGAAATGCGAAGCGACTGTTACTGCTACTGCTGCCTCTGAGCTGATTACTGGTAATAATGAGAAGGAGGTGGTAGAGGAAAGAGAATCATCTCCCATTAAGGAGGATAAGGCTGAGGTTTCAAGCCAATTAAGTCCCAATGCAGAAATCCCAGAAACTCAAGAATCTGTTAAAATCCAGGTTGATGATGCCAGTAATGATGTGGAGCAGCAGGAGTCAGTGGAAGTGGCTGCTGAATCTCCGACGACTGATCAACTAAAGAGCGTTGATGGGGAGGATGACCAAATCGCCAAGTGCACTGCTTGTCCTGAATCAACTGACATTAACACTGCTAGTAGTCAGCCCAGCGAGAACGGCCAAAGCTTTGAAAGTGACCCTGTGCCTAGTGCAGTTTCCGCTgccaaagaagatggtgattCTGCTCATGCCATTATAGAAACAAAGGAGCCAGGTTCTGCCCCCGAGAGTGCTGAAATATCGGCCTCTCCCGCTGATTGCATCAATGTGTCTGTAGAAAGTGCTGAGTGCCATCCAACTGCTGTGCCTCTGCATGCAGATATCCCTGCTCCTGCCCTTGATGATATGAACGCAGAACTTGCAGCAGTCAATGATGACAAAGCAACTGTTTCAAAAGTTGAGGTTGGGAATACCGCAACAACAAGCTCTGATGGTACAGAAATGGAAGGTGGAACACACGAAGGATCATCAGTGGCCGATGACACCTCAGCTAGCCACTGCTCTACTATGTCAACAGAAACTAAAATATGTTTTGGTTCTATCAGTCATGAAGAACTGTCTTCCATATCTAGTGCAGTAACTCAGCCTTCAGCTGATTCAGAATCCCCTGAAAATGATGGTAGTGATAGATCTACATCACAAGGAGCTGAGGTTATTGATGCTACTCTTCAAAATGATGGCTCTCCTGCAGAAGGTTCTAGTAATGGAGTAACAGAAGCACGGCCTGTGGTCCCCGAAGTGGTGAAAAGATTTTTCAATCAACGTGTTAGGGTTCCAAGATATGATGCAGAGGACCTTAAAGAACAGATGATTGAAGCTCAGGCACGAGTGGATGAGAAGACTCGTATCCGTGATGCTATTCAGGCTGAAATTCAAATGATTAAG GCTACTCGCAAGGGCTACTCGGTTGAGATCGAAGCTGCCTCAGCAGAAGAACAGTCTGCTCGAGACTTGTGGAAGTCCAAACGGAATGAGATTGATACTGTGCAGTCTGTCATGAGTAAATTGAAGAATGCAATGGATATTGATGATATTGATTCTAGG ATACACAGCATGGAGCACAGGATTGAACATGAAACCCTGCCCTTAAAGGAAGAGAAGCAATTGCTGCGTGACATAAAGCTTTTGAGGCAACACCGCGAACAACTATCCTCTAGAATTGGAAAGCAGGACGAGCTTAAGGAAGCCCTGGAACAGAAGGAGCAGACAGAAGAGCGTTTGAAG GTTTTGAGGAAGGAAGCGGAATTGCTCAGAGGCACCCTCTCTAGGGCAGAAGGAGTCACAAAAGCTGCAAAGAAGAAACAGTATGATGGAATTGAGAAGCTTCGTGAATTGCAAGATCAATTTAAAGCTGCCGATGCTGTTAGACAAGAAGCATACGCGCATCTACAAAGCTTAAGGAAACAATCATATGAAAAG AACAAGTACTTCTACAAGTACAAGGATGATGCAAACATTTCGAGTGACTTGGGATCTAAGGGAGACCGAGATGGCGTTTCCCAATTCTGTATCAAACAA GTGGACGACTTTATGAAATTGTGGCTCAACAATGTGGAGTTTCGGAGTGATTACATCGGGGGCAGCTTAAGGGGTACTCTGAGGAGGCTTGGAACTAAGGACGGACGCTCCCTTGGGCTTGATGAGCAGCCACTAGTCATCCCACCATACCCGATCGAGAGAATTGCGAAGGACAACCCCACCCGTACCCCTGCATTTCCGAGTCTGGTACAAGCAAAAGCACAGGCTGCGCCTGTGGAAACTGACTCTAGAGCTGATAATGCGCCTGTTAAACCCATGGAACAGAAGAAGCCGAACTCGATAGCCAAGGCCCCTGCAAAACCATCTGAGGCAGTTGCATTGGCCTCCCCTGATGCTGTCAGAGACGACGAGGCTGCCAAAGTCACAGAAGAGCCGAAGCGGacgaaggaggaggaggaaaaggCTAGGAGGGAAGAGGAGTTGAgtaaggaagaagaagcagcgAGGTTGAAGGAACAACGTCGGCTGGAGGAGAAGGCCAAGGCCGAGGCGGCTCTAGAAAGGAAAAGACGGATCGCAGAGAGGGCCCAAGCAAGAGCTGCAGCTAAAGCACAGAAAGAAGCCGAACAGAAGGAGAAG GAGAGGGAGAAAAggttgaagaagaaggaaagaaagaacgCAGGTGGGTCTGAGCCCACGGATGCAGCCAATGAAGGGGAACCCGTTCCATCTGCTCAGACTCCTACTGAGACTCCTAGAGAATCTGAGACAAGAGAGAAGGTCGAGACAGCTGCAAAAAGACATCAAAAGCCAGTTCACTTTGCGAGACAGACAAAGGTAAAGTCCACTATCCCTCCGCCACTCCGAAACCGGGGCAAGAGGAAGATGCAGCCGTGGATGTGGGTCCTGCTTGTAGCTGTGCTCGTTCTTGCCCTGTTTTTGGCGGGCAATGGCAGGCGACTCTTCTAA
- the LOC116197937 gene encoding uncharacterized protein LOC116197937, whose product MIRAKSKMNSSRTFKRSQSTASSSFPPHHPPYVPKKTPLVEFPASPQLILGEEIVHFSHPHPLSKIDLPDLYTCAGCKEYGAGKRFTCQQCDYQLHEFCGLAPQTLKGHPLHYQHQLAFLSKPVKSGIAKSKCDVCAKPIKGYRFRCVACPFRMHPSCEMLQDEVIFPSHPHALRLLPSTAQASSAGDSAGFMCGECGRKRSGRVYRCTGCDYHLHAVCAKGAVNGLYDNGIKGLEKPGMLVVAAKLASRVVVDFIGGLIEGIGESVGEVLVQNVARGRCYSRRRAEE is encoded by the exons ATGATTAGAGCCAAATCCAAAATGAACTCTTCAAGGACATTCAAGAGGTCGCAGTCGaccgcctcctcctccttccctcCTCATCATCCGCCGTACGTCCCAAAGAAGACTCCGTTGGTCGAGTTCCCAGCATCCCCCCAGCTGATACTTGGAGAGGAGATCGTCCACTTCAGCCACCCGCATCCCCTGTCGAAGATCGATCTTCCTGACCTGTACACATGCGCGGGGTGCAAAGAGTACGGGGCTGGGAAGAGGTTTACGTGCCAGCAGTGTGATTATCAGCTTCACGAATTCTGCGGCTTGGCCCCTCAAACCCTAAAGGGCCATCCCCTTCACTACCAGCACCAACTTGCTTTCCTTTCTAAACCAG TGAAAAGCGGGATAGCGAAATCCAAGTGCGATGTATGTGCCAAGCCAATCAAAGGCTACAGGTTCCGGTGCGTCGCCTGCCCCTTCCGGATGCACCCAAGCTGTGAGATGCTGCAGGACGAGGTCATCTTCCCATCGCACCCGCATGCTCTCAGGCTCCTGCCCTCGACAGCCCAGGCATCGTCTGCAGGTGACTCGGCAGGCTTCATGTGCGGCGAGTGCGGGAGGAAAAGATCAGGAAGGGTGTACCGGTGCACGGGGTGCGACTACCATCTCCATGCAGTATGCGCCAAGGGCGCGGTCAATGGGCTCTATGATAATGGGATAAAGGGCCTGGAGAAGCCGGGAATGTTGGTGGTGGCTGCAAAGCTCGCATCCCGGGTCGTGGTTGATTTTATTGGTGGCCTGATTGAGGGAATTGGGGAAAGTGTAGGGGAAGTGCTTGTTCAAAACGTTGCAAGGGGAAGGTGCTATAGCAGAAGGAGGGCTGAAGAATAa
- the LOC116192903 gene encoding galactan beta-1,4-galactosyltransferase GALS1, which yields MRKDASPQSAAAVGRLFTCFDSKPLVATLLALTLVMLLWNLPPYYQNLLSTTHASPAAPCSVTSKVADERKLSSPTSSSSSNSDVASAQQQQPESADPNKRVFKSYGNAAALFVQMGAYRGGPATFAVVGLASKPIHVFGKPWYKCEWVSNNGSATRAKAYKMLPDWGYGRVYTVVVVNCTFSSNPNADNSGGKLNLFAYYGESQRRYEKFTALEEAPGAYNETKYFPPYEYDYLYCGSSLYGNVSAARMREWMAYHAWFFGPRSHFVFHDAGGVSREVRAALDPWVRAGRATVQDIRGQAEFDGYYYNQFLVVNDCLHRYRLAANWIFFFDVDEYIYLPGGNTLESVLHEFSNYTQFTIEQNPMSSALCLNDSSRDYSKQWGFEKLLFRDSRRGIRRDRKYAIQAKNAFATGVHMSENVVGGALHKTETKIRYYHYHNSITVPGELCRDFVPPSAKNKVTWRDKHPFVYDDNMKKLAPTIKEFERRTLGIGDSHDNPTS from the exons ATGAGGAAGGACGCCTCTCCACAGTCCGCCGCCGCCGTCGGCCGCCTCTTCACCTGCTTCGACTCCAAGCCCCTCGTCGCCACATTGCTCGCCCTCACCCTCGTCATGCTCCTCTGGAACCTCCCCCCTTACTACCAGAACCTCCTCTCCACCACCCACGCCTCCCCCGCCGCCCCCTGCTCCGTCACCTCCAAGGTCGCCGACGAGCGGAAGCTCTCTTCccccacctcctcctcctcctccaactCCGACGTAGCCTCCgcccagcagcagcagcccGAGAGCGCCGACCCCAACAAGCGCGTGTTCAAGTCCTACGGCAACGCCGCCGCCCTCTTCGTCCAGATGGGCGCATACCGCGGTGGGCCTGCCACGTTCGCCGTCGTGGGGCTCGCCTCCAAGCCCATCCACGTGTTCGGGAAGCCCTGGTACAAGTGCGAGTGGGTTTCCAACAACGGCTCCGCCACCCGGGCAAAGGCCTACAAGATGCTCCCGGACTGGGGCTACGGCCGCGTCTACACCGTCGTGGTCGTCAATTGCACCTTCTCCTCAAATCCCAATGCCGACAACTCCGGTGGCAAGCTGAACCTCTTCGCTTACTACGGCGAATCTCAACGAAG GTACGAGAAGTTCACGGCGCTCGAGGAAGCCCCCGGGGCGTACAACGAGACCAAGTACTTCCCGCCCTATGAGTACGACTACCTTTACTGCGGGTCCTCACTGTACGGGAATGTCAGCGCGGCGAGGATGCGGGAATGGATGGCCTACCACGCGTGGTTCTTTGGGCCACGGTCCCACTTTGTGTTCCATGATGCTGGTGGGGTGTCCCGTGAGGTGCGGGCCGCACTTGACCCGTGGGTTCGTGCTGGGCGGGCCACTGTGCAGGACATTCGAGGCCAGGCCGAGTTCGACGGGTACTACTACAACCAGTTCCTTGTTGTCAATGACTGCCTCCACAGGTACCGGCTGGCTGCCAACTGGATATTCTTCTTCGACGTGGACGAGTACATTTACCTGCCCGGTGGGAACACGCTCGAGTCGGTTTTGCACGAGTTCTCTAACTATACGCAGTTCACAATCGAGCAGAATCCCATGTCCAGTGCTCTCTGCCTGAACGATTCCTCTCGGGACTACTCCAA GCAATGGGGGTTCGAGAAGCTTCTGTTCAGGGACTCGAGGAGGGGGATCCGGCGCGACCGCAAGTACGCGATACAGGCCAAGAACGCCTTCGCGACAGGGGTCCACATGTCGGAGAACGTGGTGGGCGGGGCCCTCCACAAGACCGAGACCAAGATCCGGTACTACCACTACCACAACTCCATCACCGTGCCGGGAGAGCTGTGCCGGGACTTCGTCCCGCCCTCGGCCAAGAACAAGGTCACGTGGCGCGACAAGCACCCCTTTGTGTACGACGACAACATGAAGAAGCTCGCCCCCACGATCAAGGAGTTCGAGCGGAGGACCCTCGGGATAGGAGACTCACACGACAACCCGACCTCATAA